A single region of the Leptospiraceae bacterium genome encodes:
- a CDS encoding stringent starvation protein B, with translation MEPELTETEIRTLRDFKIQLFDTYWEKFPTFYLHILPHPNLEMGKRGLVGNEKESGVVLAFGSTAVRDISSQSDYLYAELQFGFSWEKLIIPWDAVFRIYDKGQNSITQLRVFEDELDFSKSEAKPKKPEKKKESIESKVIEVDFTRKKE, from the coding sequence ATGGAACCAGAACTTACCGAAACAGAAATCCGCACGCTGAGAGATTTTAAGATTCAGCTATTCGATACCTATTGGGAAAAATTTCCCACTTTTTATCTACATATACTTCCACATCCAAATTTGGAAATGGGCAAACGAGGACTTGTAGGAAATGAAAAAGAATCAGGCGTCGTCCTCGCCTTTGGCTCTACTGCCGTAAGAGATATTTCTTCTCAGTCAGATTATCTTTATGCAGAATTACAATTTGGATTTAGTTGGGAAAAATTGATTATCCCCTGGGATGCAGTTTTTAGAATATACGATAAAGGTCAAAATTCAATCACGCAATTGAGAGTATTCGAGGATGAATTAGACTTCAGCAAGTCAGAAGCTAAACCCAAAAAGCCCGAAAAGAAAAAAGAATCAATCGAATCAAAAGTTATCGAAGTAGATTTTACAAGGAAGAAAGAATAA